The Euphorbia lathyris chromosome 3, ddEupLath1.1, whole genome shotgun sequence genome contains a region encoding:
- the LOC136224376 gene encoding uncharacterized protein isoform X3, protein MADGNLHLPDDLLSSNTNDEVWGGGTVVDEAIMGSLDDSKDQVTSDSGIPLSPQWLYAKPVDAKIPYVGASVEMCPLSSHGKSLDNSLKEGWWLDGSQDIKDRRMKTAPDIENSHRWREEERDTSLLGRRDRRKEERRADSMLSRDITDSKSTSSSDRWHDSGTRNCVHESRRDSKWSSRWGPEDKEKDSRTEKRADVEKEDPQIDKLPSATGSRTTSDHENESRDKWRPRHRMEVHAGGTTAYRGAPGFGTERGRVEGSNVRFSAGRGRSIKGNIQMGRQPSAPAIGSIFLDKNLSYSYPRGKLLDIYRWQITLPSFDTMPDAVENVINITQNVGIEPLAFVAPDAEEEAALGDLWLGKITSCGGLQNQLGSSDGASNDDIGGLDEATSERNWRSSVETDEIVESFGKVAITDSFCGSRAEMSYVSTAEIDAPKDSEHQLKTTNPPLSDCLVPAILKKEDSRIFQEIGLSNNIVEQKGFENQRVPDLVQIEHPKLEDIEKAHAFQIGSQLFDDPGFPFEFTSRHQCKSRNEFAIKSIDKAHPLGSAIPADELSFCYLDPQGVIQGPYLGIDILTWFEQGYFGTDLPVRFSDALDGSPFHELGEIMLYLKAGSVSTGSKLSDTVGGCLELSTPDFAINHDSASGVMEDHQLAASRFEAVSGIDGQLRASNDTFQPGIMYSDDQKLQNFVSLDEEGFPPGRPGSNCGDLFIGHSAEIQNLVSDPSSHPSFDIECSGKSIHTHQDENLHPFGLLMSELTGNSQSRCTHPSNISSSIGGHGQFMDPFLESNIAFPNQSSISALVDQMPFVESCSDDYCKKALTNANIDHQSSKRELDFCDFNLQHQILQNLQKGQLQQHNNSPHTLSNNRFGIEENPSHLFNLQLQQQQQIELQQQQQIELQQQQQQQRLELQQQQWQLELQQQQRLELQQQKRQLELQQQQRQLELQQQQRQLELIQQQRQLDLQQQQRQLEFQKQHQLLQQQLRNHQVKLQEQLVVEQLLRHQMSDFGCRQQKVGTVMDNIFEQVQLSMQLPELLQNSHPSRHLDPAVEQIIRAKIGGLNAPQDPKKDYLDLLQANHGNVLHSNQFHVQQEPLQAQLSWALKQQLGMDGERHLSGSWSADESSQLPRNLDLLHQPQSLGFNAPNFYQQQPRLSSMEEHVNHLRWKHALKERLEQGFYEPSSLEYERSISLPHVAAGIMDSVNGHPLHPDSPEQHLNFLPAGRLGSFSGKQISDNFYGSRPETMDYLSRKDRQLEISSIEDGVQQLHPESHRWSKVSEVAANSDIWTSIGTEEESSKRLMMELHRKLGHHQSIQAEREYQYHISSSEPHDAFWGINQLHSSNLPLNHIPDQEVATNLSIMQGQHDLNLTSLFQGQLVSAAVSGQNGSKSNYGAIEEQSSLSSTRDSHTSYVNARSMTTSKFDRDLEKLERKGNFSGSKAMSSTGRSVSPIEDKSADQAEAAIDFGKLPIKVNGRRGSISNGGNQGFYSHEKGHNISFREKVLSDSTPSILTKGIDNTCYKRPPSTPALASHDGLSELAVVDQKSLMSRPPNVSEKRHESEGNVEANSMRKTKASAKKEMRFRRSSSYGDATVSETSFIDVLKKPVYSEADAAAISESFDGGSQAGRSGKKKGKKGRQIDPALLGFKVSSNRIMMGEIYRLQD, encoded by the exons ATGGCTGACGGGAACCTTCACCTACCTGATGATCTCCTCTCCTCCAACACCAATG ATGAAGTTTGGGGTGGAGGGACTGTCGTGGACGAGGCAATAATGGGCTCACTAGATGATTCGAAAG ATCAAGTAACTTCAGACAGCGGCATACCTCTTTCTCCACAATGGCTTTATGCTAAACCAGTTGATGCTAAGATACCATATGTTGGAGCATCGGTG gaaaTGTGTCCACTGAGTTCCCATGGGAAGTCCTTGGACAACAGTTTGAAAGAGGGTTGGTGGCTGGATGGATCTCAGGATATCAAGGACAGGAGGATGAAAACTGCACCCGATATAGAAAACAGTCATCGGTGGCGTGAAGAGGAGAGGGATACAAGCTTACTTGGTAGAAGAGATCGTAGGAAAGAAGAACGTCGTGCTGATTCCATGTTGTCAAGGGACATTACTGACAGTAAATCAACATCTTCTTCAGATCGTTGGCATGACAGTGGTACTCGTAATTGTGTACATGAATCTCGTAGAGACAGCAAGTGGTCATCAAGATGGGGTCCTGAAGATAAAGAGAAGGATTCTCGGACTGAGAAGAGGGCAGATGTTGAGAAGGAAGATCCTCAGATAGACAAGCTACCTTCTGCTACAGGAAGCCGTACAACTTCTGATCATGAGAATGAATCTCGGGATAAGTGGAGGCCACGCCATCGTATGGAAGTTCATGCTGGTGGAACAACTGCTTATCGAGGTGCACCAGGATTTGGTACAGAAAGAGGACGTGTTGAGGGATCAAATGTCCGGTTTTCTGCTGGGCGAGGAAGATCAATTAAAGGAAACATACAAATGGGCAGACAGCCTTCTGCTCCTGCTATTGGGTCTATCTTCTTGGATAAGAATTTGTCTTACAGCTATCCGAGGGGAAAACTTCTTGACATTTACCGTTGGCAAATAACTCTTCCAAGTTTTGATACCATGCCTGATGCAGTGGAGAATGTAATTAATATAACACAAAATGTTGGTATTGAGCCATTGGCTTTTGTTGCACCTGATGCAGAGGAAGAG GCTGCCCTTGGAGATCTGTGGCTGGGAAAAATCACGAGCTGTGGAGGATTACAGAACCAACTTGGCAGCAGTGATGGGGCATCTAATGATGATATTGGAG GCCTTGATGAGGCAACAAGTGAAAGAAATTGGCGTTCCTCAGTAGAGACTGATGAAATTGTTGAATCTTTTGGGAAAGTTGCTATTACTGATTCTTTCTGTGGTAGCCGGGCTGAGATGTCATATGTATCCACTGCTGAGA TAGATGCACCTAAAGATAGTGAACATCAACTTAAAACAACAAATCCACCCTTAAGTGATTGCTTAGTGCCTGCCATTTTGAAGAAAGAGGACTCCAGAATCTTCCAGGAGATTGGCCTCAGTAACAATATTGTAGAACAGAAGGGTTTTGAGAATCAGCGAGTGCCAGATTTGGTTCAAATTGAGCACCCAAAGCTAGAAGATATTGAGAAGGCACATGCTTTCCAAATTGGTAGTCAGCTTTTTGATGATCCAGGTTTTCCATTTGAGTTCACTTCTAGACATCAATGTAAAAGCCGTAATGAGTTTGCTATAAAGAGCATTGACAAGGCACATCCACTAGGAAGTGCTATCCCAGCAGACGAGTTATCATTTTGTTATCTTGATCCTCAAGGGGTTATACAGGGCCCATATTTGGGGATTGATATCTTAACCTGGTTTGAGCAAGGTTATTTTGGAACGGATTTACCGGTTCGCTTTTCAGATGCTCTTGATGGATCACCATTTCATGAACTTGGTGAAATAATGCTGTATCTTAAAGCTGGGTCTGTCTCTACTGGTAGTAAGTTATCTGATACTGTTGGAGGATGCTTGGAATTATCTACTCCTGATTTTGCTATCAACCATGACAGTGCTTCTGGTGTCATGGAAGATCATCAATTGGCTGCATCTAGATTTGAGGCTGTCTCAGGAATTGATGGTCAGTTAAGGGCATCAAATGATACTTTTCAGCCTGGGATTATGTACTCAGATGATCAAAAGCTCCAAAATTTTGTTTCTCTGGATGAAG AAGGTTTCCCACCTGGAAGGCCTGGAAGTAACTGTGGTGACCTTTTCATAGGACATTCTGCAGAGATTCAGAATTTAGTTTCTGATCCTTCTAGTCACCCATCTTTTGATATTGAATGCTCTGGAAAGAGCATCCACACTCACCAGGATGAGAATTTGCATCCATTCGGCCTATTGATGTCTGAGCTGACAGGCAACTCTCAGTCAAGGTGTACTCATCCATCTAATATTTCTTCAAGCATAGGTGGTCATGGTCAGTTCATGGACCCTTTCTTGGAAAGTAACATTGCTTTTCCCAATCAAAGCTCCATCAGTGCACTGGTTGATCAAATGCCTTTTGTGGAGTCATGTTCTGATGATTATTGCAAAAAGGCACTCACTAATGCAAACATTGATCATCAATCATCTAAGAGGGAGCTAGACTTTTGTGATTTTAACCTACAGCACCAAATTTTGCAGAATTTGCAAAAAGGACAACTGCAGCAACATAATAATTCTCCTCATACCCTATCAAATAATAGATTTGGCATCGAGGAGAACCCTTCTCACCTTTTCAACTTGCAGCTGCAACAGCAGCAGCAGATAGAACTTCAACAACAGCAGCAGATAGAACTTcaacagcagcagcagcaacaaAGGTTGGAACTTCAACAACAGCAATGGCAGTTGGAGCTTCAGCAGCAGCAACGATTGGAGCTTCAACAGCAAAAACGACAGTTGGAGCTCCAACAGCAGCAACGGCAGTTGGAGCTTCAACAGCAGCAAAGACAGTTGGAGCTCATCCAGCAGCAACGGCAGTTGGATCTCCAACAACAGCAACGGCAGTTGGAGTTTCAGAAGCAGCATCAGTTACTGCAGCAGCAACTTCGTAACCATCAAGTAAAGTTGCAGGAGCAGTTGGTTGTTGAACAATTGCTACGGCATCAGATGTCTGATTTTGGTTGTAGACAGCAAAAGGTGGGTACAGTCATGGACAACATATTCGAGCAGGTTCAGCTCAGTATGCAGCTGCCAGAACTGCTACAGAATTCTCATCCTTCAAGGCACCTTGATCCTGCAGTGGAGCAGATAATTCGAGCAAAGATTGGTGGTTTGAATGCTCCTCAAGATCCAAAAAAGGATTATTTAGACCTATTACAGGCAAACCATGGAAATGTACTCCATTCCAATCAGTTTCATGTTCAACAAGAACCATTGCAGGCACAATTATCTTGGGCACTGAAACAGCAGTTAGGAATGGATGGAGAAAGACATTTGAGTGGGTCTTGGTCTGCTGATGAATCCAGTCAGCTTCCTCGAAATCTAGATCTTCTTCATCAGCCCCAGTCTTTAGGATTCAATGCTCCAAATTTTTACCAGCAACAGCCGAGACTTTCCTCAATGGAAGAGCATGTAAACCATCTTAGGTGGAAACATGCATTAAAGGAGAGGCTTGAGCAAGGATTTTACGAACCAAGTTCTCTCGAATATGAAAGATCAATATCTCTTCCCCATGTTGCTGCTGGGATAATGGATTCTGTAAATGGTCATCCCCTTCATCCAGATTCACCAGAGCAACATCTCAATTTTCTGCCTGCTGGTCGACTAGGTTCTTTCTCAGGTAAGCAAATTTCTGATAATTTTTATGGTTCTCGCCCGGAAACAATGGATTACCTCTCTCGGAAAGATAGGCAATTGGAAATTAGCAGCATTGAAGATGGGGTGCAACAACTGCATCCTGAAAGTCATCGGTGGAGTAAGGTTTCAGAAGTTGCTGCAAATTCTGACATTTGGACATCAATTGGAACTGAGGAGGAGAGCTCAAAAAGACTTATGATGGAACTTCATAGAAAACTGGGCCATCATCAATCTATTCAGGCCGAAAGGGAGTATCAGTATCATATATCATCTTCTGAGCCTCATGATGCCTTTTGGGGAATCAATCAGTTGCACTCTTCAAATCTTCCTTTGAATCATATTCCAGATCAAGAAGTTGCTACTAACCTTTCAATTATGCAAGGGCAACATGATTTGAATTTAACTTCTCTATTTCAAGGTCAACTAGTTAGTGCAGCAGTCAGTGGTCAAAATGGCTCTAAGTCTAACTATGGAGCAATTGAAGAACAGTCATCCTTATCAAGCACAAGAGATTCTCATACTAGTTATGTAAATGCTAGATCTATGACTACATCAAAATTTGACAGAGATTTAGAAAAACTGGAAAGGAAGGGAAATTTTTCTGGATCCAAAGCCATGAGTTCGACGGGTAGGTCTGTCTCACCAATTGAAGACAAATCAGCTGATCAAGCAGAAGCTGCAATTGATTTTGGGAAGTTACCAATTAAAGTCAATGGCAGGCGTGGTTCCATAAGCAACG GTGGAAATCAAGGCTTCTACAGCCATGAGAAGGGACATAATATATCATTTAGAGAGAAGGTTTTGAGTGACAG
- the LOC136224376 gene encoding uncharacterized protein isoform X5 translates to MGSLDDSKDQVTSDSGIPLSPQWLYAKPVDAKIPYVGASVEMCPLSSHGKSLDNSLKEGWWLDGSQDIKDRRMKTAPDIENSHRWREEERDTSLLGRRDRRKEERRADSMLSRDITDSKSTSSSDRWHDSGTRNCVHESRRDSKWSSRWGPEDKEKDSRTEKRADVEKEDPQIDKLPSATGSRTTSDHENESRDKWRPRHRMEVHAGGTTAYRGAPGFGTERGRVEGSNVRFSAGRGRSIKGNIQMGRQPSAPAIGSIFLDKNLSYSYPRGKLLDIYRWQITLPSFDTMPDAVENVINITQNVGIEPLAFVAPDAEEEAALGDLWLGKITSCGGLQNQLGSSDGASNDDIGGLDEATSERNWRSSVETDEIVESFGKVAITDSFCGSRAEMSYVSTAEKVDAPKDSEHQLKTTNPPLSDCLVPAILKKEDSRIFQEIGLSNNIVEQKGFENQRVPDLVQIEHPKLEDIEKAHAFQIGSQLFDDPGFPFEFTSRHQCKSRNEFAIKSIDKAHPLGSAIPADELSFCYLDPQGVIQGPYLGIDILTWFEQGYFGTDLPVRFSDALDGSPFHELGEIMLYLKAGSVSTGSKLSDTVGGCLELSTPDFAINHDSASGVMEDHQLAASRFEAVSGIDGQLRASNDTFQPGIMYSDDQKLQNFVSLDEEGFPPGRPGSNCGDLFIGHSAEIQNLVSDPSSHPSFDIECSGKSIHTHQDENLHPFGLLMSELTGNSQSRCTHPSNISSSIGGHGQFMDPFLESNIAFPNQSSISALVDQMPFVESCSDDYCKKALTNANIDHQSSKRELDFCDFNLQHQILQNLQKGQLQQHNNSPHTLSNNRFGIEENPSHLFNLQLQQQQQIELQQQQQIELQQQQQQQRLELQQQQWQLELQQQQRLELQQQKRQLELQQQQRQLELQQQQRQLELIQQQRQLDLQQQQRQLEFQKQHQLLQQQLRNHQVKLQEQLVVEQLLRHQMSDFGCRQQKVGTVMDNIFEQVQLSMQLPELLQNSHPSRHLDPAVEQIIRAKIGGLNAPQDPKKDYLDLLQANHGNVLHSNQFHVQQEPLQAQLSWALKQQLGMDGERHLSGSWSADESSQLPRNLDLLHQPQSLGFNAPNFYQQQPRLSSMEEHVNHLRWKHALKERLEQGFYEPSSLEYERSISLPHVAAGIMDSVNGHPLHPDSPEQHLNFLPAGRLGSFSGKQISDNFYGSRPETMDYLSRKDRQLEISSIEDGVQQLHPESHRWSKVSEVAANSDIWTSIGTEEESSKRLMMELHRKLGHHQSIQAEREYQYHISSSEPHDAFWGINQLHSSNLPLNHIPDQEVATNLSIMQGQHDLNLTSLFQGQLVSAAVSGQNGSKSNYGAIEEQSSLSSTRDSHTSYVNARSMTTSKFDRDLEKLERKGNFSGSKAMSSTGRSVSPIEDKSADQAEAAIDFGKLPIKVNGRRGSISNGGNQGFYSHEKGHNISFREKVLSDSTPSILTKGIDNTCYKRPPSTPALASHDGLSELAVVDQKSLMSRPPNVSEKRHESEGNVEANSMRKTKASAKKEMRFRRSSSYGDATVSETSFIDVLKKPVYSEADAAAISESFDGGSQAGRSGKKKGKKGRQIDPALLGFKVSSNRIMMGEIYRLQD, encoded by the exons ATGGGCTCACTAGATGATTCGAAAG ATCAAGTAACTTCAGACAGCGGCATACCTCTTTCTCCACAATGGCTTTATGCTAAACCAGTTGATGCTAAGATACCATATGTTGGAGCATCGGTG gaaaTGTGTCCACTGAGTTCCCATGGGAAGTCCTTGGACAACAGTTTGAAAGAGGGTTGGTGGCTGGATGGATCTCAGGATATCAAGGACAGGAGGATGAAAACTGCACCCGATATAGAAAACAGTCATCGGTGGCGTGAAGAGGAGAGGGATACAAGCTTACTTGGTAGAAGAGATCGTAGGAAAGAAGAACGTCGTGCTGATTCCATGTTGTCAAGGGACATTACTGACAGTAAATCAACATCTTCTTCAGATCGTTGGCATGACAGTGGTACTCGTAATTGTGTACATGAATCTCGTAGAGACAGCAAGTGGTCATCAAGATGGGGTCCTGAAGATAAAGAGAAGGATTCTCGGACTGAGAAGAGGGCAGATGTTGAGAAGGAAGATCCTCAGATAGACAAGCTACCTTCTGCTACAGGAAGCCGTACAACTTCTGATCATGAGAATGAATCTCGGGATAAGTGGAGGCCACGCCATCGTATGGAAGTTCATGCTGGTGGAACAACTGCTTATCGAGGTGCACCAGGATTTGGTACAGAAAGAGGACGTGTTGAGGGATCAAATGTCCGGTTTTCTGCTGGGCGAGGAAGATCAATTAAAGGAAACATACAAATGGGCAGACAGCCTTCTGCTCCTGCTATTGGGTCTATCTTCTTGGATAAGAATTTGTCTTACAGCTATCCGAGGGGAAAACTTCTTGACATTTACCGTTGGCAAATAACTCTTCCAAGTTTTGATACCATGCCTGATGCAGTGGAGAATGTAATTAATATAACACAAAATGTTGGTATTGAGCCATTGGCTTTTGTTGCACCTGATGCAGAGGAAGAG GCTGCCCTTGGAGATCTGTGGCTGGGAAAAATCACGAGCTGTGGAGGATTACAGAACCAACTTGGCAGCAGTGATGGGGCATCTAATGATGATATTGGAG GCCTTGATGAGGCAACAAGTGAAAGAAATTGGCGTTCCTCAGTAGAGACTGATGAAATTGTTGAATCTTTTGGGAAAGTTGCTATTACTGATTCTTTCTGTGGTAGCCGGGCTGAGATGTCATATGTATCCACTGCTGAGA AAGTAGATGCACCTAAAGATAGTGAACATCAACTTAAAACAACAAATCCACCCTTAAGTGATTGCTTAGTGCCTGCCATTTTGAAGAAAGAGGACTCCAGAATCTTCCAGGAGATTGGCCTCAGTAACAATATTGTAGAACAGAAGGGTTTTGAGAATCAGCGAGTGCCAGATTTGGTTCAAATTGAGCACCCAAAGCTAGAAGATATTGAGAAGGCACATGCTTTCCAAATTGGTAGTCAGCTTTTTGATGATCCAGGTTTTCCATTTGAGTTCACTTCTAGACATCAATGTAAAAGCCGTAATGAGTTTGCTATAAAGAGCATTGACAAGGCACATCCACTAGGAAGTGCTATCCCAGCAGACGAGTTATCATTTTGTTATCTTGATCCTCAAGGGGTTATACAGGGCCCATATTTGGGGATTGATATCTTAACCTGGTTTGAGCAAGGTTATTTTGGAACGGATTTACCGGTTCGCTTTTCAGATGCTCTTGATGGATCACCATTTCATGAACTTGGTGAAATAATGCTGTATCTTAAAGCTGGGTCTGTCTCTACTGGTAGTAAGTTATCTGATACTGTTGGAGGATGCTTGGAATTATCTACTCCTGATTTTGCTATCAACCATGACAGTGCTTCTGGTGTCATGGAAGATCATCAATTGGCTGCATCTAGATTTGAGGCTGTCTCAGGAATTGATGGTCAGTTAAGGGCATCAAATGATACTTTTCAGCCTGGGATTATGTACTCAGATGATCAAAAGCTCCAAAATTTTGTTTCTCTGGATGAAG AAGGTTTCCCACCTGGAAGGCCTGGAAGTAACTGTGGTGACCTTTTCATAGGACATTCTGCAGAGATTCAGAATTTAGTTTCTGATCCTTCTAGTCACCCATCTTTTGATATTGAATGCTCTGGAAAGAGCATCCACACTCACCAGGATGAGAATTTGCATCCATTCGGCCTATTGATGTCTGAGCTGACAGGCAACTCTCAGTCAAGGTGTACTCATCCATCTAATATTTCTTCAAGCATAGGTGGTCATGGTCAGTTCATGGACCCTTTCTTGGAAAGTAACATTGCTTTTCCCAATCAAAGCTCCATCAGTGCACTGGTTGATCAAATGCCTTTTGTGGAGTCATGTTCTGATGATTATTGCAAAAAGGCACTCACTAATGCAAACATTGATCATCAATCATCTAAGAGGGAGCTAGACTTTTGTGATTTTAACCTACAGCACCAAATTTTGCAGAATTTGCAAAAAGGACAACTGCAGCAACATAATAATTCTCCTCATACCCTATCAAATAATAGATTTGGCATCGAGGAGAACCCTTCTCACCTTTTCAACTTGCAGCTGCAACAGCAGCAGCAGATAGAACTTCAACAACAGCAGCAGATAGAACTTcaacagcagcagcagcaacaaAGGTTGGAACTTCAACAACAGCAATGGCAGTTGGAGCTTCAGCAGCAGCAACGATTGGAGCTTCAACAGCAAAAACGACAGTTGGAGCTCCAACAGCAGCAACGGCAGTTGGAGCTTCAACAGCAGCAAAGACAGTTGGAGCTCATCCAGCAGCAACGGCAGTTGGATCTCCAACAACAGCAACGGCAGTTGGAGTTTCAGAAGCAGCATCAGTTACTGCAGCAGCAACTTCGTAACCATCAAGTAAAGTTGCAGGAGCAGTTGGTTGTTGAACAATTGCTACGGCATCAGATGTCTGATTTTGGTTGTAGACAGCAAAAGGTGGGTACAGTCATGGACAACATATTCGAGCAGGTTCAGCTCAGTATGCAGCTGCCAGAACTGCTACAGAATTCTCATCCTTCAAGGCACCTTGATCCTGCAGTGGAGCAGATAATTCGAGCAAAGATTGGTGGTTTGAATGCTCCTCAAGATCCAAAAAAGGATTATTTAGACCTATTACAGGCAAACCATGGAAATGTACTCCATTCCAATCAGTTTCATGTTCAACAAGAACCATTGCAGGCACAATTATCTTGGGCACTGAAACAGCAGTTAGGAATGGATGGAGAAAGACATTTGAGTGGGTCTTGGTCTGCTGATGAATCCAGTCAGCTTCCTCGAAATCTAGATCTTCTTCATCAGCCCCAGTCTTTAGGATTCAATGCTCCAAATTTTTACCAGCAACAGCCGAGACTTTCCTCAATGGAAGAGCATGTAAACCATCTTAGGTGGAAACATGCATTAAAGGAGAGGCTTGAGCAAGGATTTTACGAACCAAGTTCTCTCGAATATGAAAGATCAATATCTCTTCCCCATGTTGCTGCTGGGATAATGGATTCTGTAAATGGTCATCCCCTTCATCCAGATTCACCAGAGCAACATCTCAATTTTCTGCCTGCTGGTCGACTAGGTTCTTTCTCAGGTAAGCAAATTTCTGATAATTTTTATGGTTCTCGCCCGGAAACAATGGATTACCTCTCTCGGAAAGATAGGCAATTGGAAATTAGCAGCATTGAAGATGGGGTGCAACAACTGCATCCTGAAAGTCATCGGTGGAGTAAGGTTTCAGAAGTTGCTGCAAATTCTGACATTTGGACATCAATTGGAACTGAGGAGGAGAGCTCAAAAAGACTTATGATGGAACTTCATAGAAAACTGGGCCATCATCAATCTATTCAGGCCGAAAGGGAGTATCAGTATCATATATCATCTTCTGAGCCTCATGATGCCTTTTGGGGAATCAATCAGTTGCACTCTTCAAATCTTCCTTTGAATCATATTCCAGATCAAGAAGTTGCTACTAACCTTTCAATTATGCAAGGGCAACATGATTTGAATTTAACTTCTCTATTTCAAGGTCAACTAGTTAGTGCAGCAGTCAGTGGTCAAAATGGCTCTAAGTCTAACTATGGAGCAATTGAAGAACAGTCATCCTTATCAAGCACAAGAGATTCTCATACTAGTTATGTAAATGCTAGATCTATGACTACATCAAAATTTGACAGAGATTTAGAAAAACTGGAAAGGAAGGGAAATTTTTCTGGATCCAAAGCCATGAGTTCGACGGGTAGGTCTGTCTCACCAATTGAAGACAAATCAGCTGATCAAGCAGAAGCTGCAATTGATTTTGGGAAGTTACCAATTAAAGTCAATGGCAGGCGTGGTTCCATAAGCAACG GTGGAAATCAAGGCTTCTACAGCCATGAGAAGGGACATAATATATCATTTAGAGAGAAGGTTTTGAGTGACAG